The Brasilonema sennae CENA114 genome includes a region encoding these proteins:
- a CDS encoding glycosyltransferase family 2 protein, with product MSQVNSSQEPLVSVIIPTYDRPEYLKQAINSAVKQTYRNIEIIVSDNCSPISPQKIVESFGDSRIQCSSQLSNVGMFVNQMDTFKKAQGKYVASLHDDDMWNEDFLEKLVPALEKNPDIILAFCDQYIIDKHGKIDHIGTEENSTAYKRTILKKGVHQPFIEIAVIDKSVPIAAACVIRKEFVDWEKIPQEVDGMWDLYLAYLCSRSGHGAYYYPEKLTRYRAHEQTDTNLSGSLDAKANLSGSLDAHTKAKIRKGRAEIFCYEQFMKDEKLKKYKLYFKQKWLESHTTLAIGLLRSEQTTEARPYLLRALSEQKFNFRTIAALILSFIPRPITNQLLGVAAK from the coding sequence ATGTCACAGGTTAATAGCTCCCAAGAGCCTTTAGTCAGCGTTATTATTCCAACTTATGATAGACCAGAGTATCTCAAGCAAGCAATAAACAGCGCTGTTAAACAAACTTATCGAAATATTGAAATTATTGTTTCAGATAATTGCAGTCCAATAAGCCCCCAAAAGATAGTTGAATCTTTTGGTGATTCACGCATCCAATGTTCCAGTCAGCTAAGCAATGTTGGTATGTTTGTTAATCAAATGGATACCTTCAAGAAGGCACAGGGTAAATACGTTGCCAGTCTCCATGATGATGATATGTGGAATGAGGACTTTCTGGAAAAACTGGTTCCAGCCTTGGAAAAAAACCCAGATATCATTCTCGCTTTCTGCGACCAATATATTATAGATAAACATGGCAAAATTGATCATATTGGTACTGAGGAAAATTCAACAGCATACAAACGAACTATTTTAAAAAAAGGAGTTCATCAACCTTTTATTGAAATTGCAGTCATAGATAAGTCTGTACCAATAGCCGCAGCTTGTGTGATTCGGAAAGAATTTGTTGACTGGGAGAAAATTCCACAGGAAGTAGACGGTATGTGGGATTTATATTTAGCCTACTTATGTTCTCGTTCGGGTCATGGAGCATACTATTATCCAGAAAAATTGACACGGTATCGCGCTCATGAACAAACAGATACAAATCTCAGTGGTAGTCTAGATGCTAAGGCAAATCTCAGTGGTAGTCTAGATGCTCATACAAAGGCAAAAATTCGCAAAGGAAGAGCAGAAATATTTTGCTACGAGCAATTTATGAAAGATGAAAAACTCAAGAAATACAAGCTGTATTTTAAGCAAAAATGGTTAGAATCTCATACAACTTTAGCTATAGGTTTGCTGCGCTCTGAACAGACAACCGAAGCACGTCCTTATCTTTTGCGGGCACTTTCTGAACAAAAGTTTAATTTCAGAACTATAGCAGCATTGATTTTGAGTTTCATTCCACGACCAATAACAAATCAATTGCTGGGAGTTGCAGCCAAATAA
- a CDS encoding glycosyltransferase family 4 protein: MKLCIVTHKLKKGDGQGRVNYEVAKEAIRRGHHLTLLASEIAPELQQSSQVNWIPISVNGLPTEFLRNFIFSQKSADWLRKHRPQVDLVKVNGAITSSVSDVNAVHFVHSSWLRSPVHISRLRKDLYGLYQKLYTAFNARWEKQAFQKAKIVVSVSEKVAEELESIGVPRSRIRVIVNGVDLEEFSPGTVSRQTLGLPENVTLALFAGDIRTPRKNLDTVLRALVKVPNLYLAVVGSPEGSPFPQMAESLGLNERVHFLGYRRDIPQIMRAVDLFVFPSRYEACTLVLLEALACGLPVITATATGGAELVTPECGVVLSDSDDVEALAEVLLSLVSDRNKMQQMGQAARTVAEQHSWATMAKTYVDLFEELSKNEEHRSHTDLSPSSRPITLPSGVS; the protein is encoded by the coding sequence GTGAAACTATGTATTGTGACTCACAAATTAAAAAAGGGTGATGGACAGGGACGAGTAAATTATGAGGTTGCAAAAGAAGCCATTCGCCGGGGTCATCACCTGACCTTATTGGCAAGTGAAATAGCACCAGAATTACAACAAAGTAGCCAGGTCAACTGGATTCCTATTTCAGTCAACGGGTTGCCAACTGAATTTCTTCGTAATTTCATATTCTCTCAAAAAAGTGCAGATTGGTTGCGCAAACACCGCCCCCAAGTCGATTTGGTGAAAGTCAACGGAGCAATAACATCATCAGTATCTGATGTGAATGCTGTACACTTTGTCCACAGTTCTTGGCTGCGATCGCCCGTACATATTTCCCGTCTCCGCAAAGATTTGTATGGTTTGTACCAAAAGCTGTACACCGCATTCAACGCCCGTTGGGAAAAACAGGCTTTCCAAAAAGCAAAGATTGTGGTATCAGTATCCGAAAAAGTTGCCGAAGAATTGGAAAGTATTGGTGTACCCCGTTCTCGAATTCGGGTGATTGTCAATGGAGTTGATTTAGAAGAGTTTTCTCCTGGTACGGTATCTCGTCAAACACTCGGTTTGCCGGAAAATGTGACTTTGGCGCTGTTTGCAGGAGACATTCGCACACCCAGGAAAAACTTAGATACCGTACTGCGTGCCTTGGTGAAAGTACCAAATTTATATCTTGCAGTTGTGGGAAGTCCTGAAGGTAGCCCCTTCCCACAAATGGCAGAATCCTTAGGGTTGAATGAACGAGTGCATTTTCTGGGATATCGGCGTGATATACCCCAGATTATGCGTGCTGTAGATTTATTCGTGTTTCCTTCCCGTTACGAAGCATGTACCCTAGTCTTATTAGAAGCCCTTGCTTGTGGACTTCCTGTTATTACCGCAACGGCAACAGGAGGTGCAGAATTAGTCACACCAGAATGCGGGGTTGTCTTGTCTGACTCCGACGATGTTGAGGCTTTGGCGGAGGTACTGTTGTCTTTGGTGAGTGATCGCAACAAAATGCAGCAGATGGGTCAAGCTGCACGCACTGTCGCAGAACAGCACAGCTGGGCTACTATGGCAAAAACTTATGTGGATTTGTTTGAGGAGTTAAGCAAGAATGAGGAACACCGTTCTCATACCGACTTATCGCCGTCCTCAAGACCTATTACGCTGCCTTCAGGCGTTAGTTGA
- a CDS encoding glycosyltransferase, with the protein MRNTVLIPTYRRPQDLLRCLQALVEQTKPPFQVIVVVRDIDTDTWQFLEGFKETTLPLDTVKVTVGGVVAALNAGLEAVKGDTVSITDDDAAPRPDWLERISAHFTSDSRIAGVGGRDWIHEGEKLLDDSCEVVGQLQWFGRVIGNHHLGMGEPREVDVLKGVNMSFRTSAIAGSRFDQRMRGTGAQVHFEMAFTLALKRAGWKMIYDPAVAVDHYPAQRFDEDQRNNFNEVAWINLVHNETLVLLEHLPPTRRTVFLLWAILVGTRDSLGFVQWLRLLPKGGKLAAQKWLASIRGRWQGWQTWQKHHSFLINN; encoded by the coding sequence ATGAGGAACACCGTTCTCATACCGACTTATCGCCGTCCTCAAGACCTATTACGCTGCCTTCAGGCGTTAGTTGAGCAAACTAAACCACCTTTTCAGGTGATAGTGGTTGTACGGGATATAGATACTGATACTTGGCAGTTTCTAGAAGGATTCAAAGAAACTACACTGCCACTCGATACCGTCAAAGTTACAGTTGGGGGAGTGGTCGCAGCTCTTAATGCTGGACTGGAAGCGGTTAAAGGAGATACGGTTTCAATAACGGATGATGATGCAGCACCTCGCCCTGATTGGTTAGAACGCATCAGTGCTCATTTCACCTCAGACAGTCGCATCGCTGGAGTCGGCGGACGCGATTGGATACACGAAGGTGAAAAGCTATTAGATGACTCGTGCGAAGTGGTTGGTCAACTACAGTGGTTTGGGCGAGTTATTGGTAATCATCACTTGGGAATGGGAGAACCCCGCGAAGTCGATGTCCTCAAGGGTGTTAACATGAGTTTTCGTACCAGCGCGATCGCCGGATCGCGCTTTGATCAGCGGATGCGAGGTACGGGAGCACAAGTACACTTTGAAATGGCATTTACCCTAGCTTTAAAGCGGGCGGGTTGGAAGATGATTTACGATCCCGCTGTAGCCGTTGATCACTATCCAGCACAACGTTTTGATGAAGACCAGCGCAATAATTTTAATGAAGTAGCTTGGATAAATCTAGTTCATAATGAAACGCTTGTGTTACTTGAGCATCTGCCACCTACACGCCGTACAGTGTTTTTACTTTGGGCTATATTAGTGGGAACACGAGATAGTTTGGGTTTTGTCCAATGGCTTAGGCTTTTGCCGAAGGGCGGCAAACTGGCAGCGCAAAAATGGCTAGCTTCCATCCGTGGACGTTGGCAGGGATGGCAAACCTGGCAAAAGCACCACAGTTTTTTAATAAATAACTAA
- a CDS encoding O-antigen ligase domain-containing protein, with product MNSKQPHFHPLLKQHYLPDQRSFVSWIVISGFVLLNVAFYFAGAAKLRLIFPISSFVVAIFLYLRHPILYLGFAWWMWFLSALVARLIDFRAGWDPSRQVLIAPYLVTLVTLATTLKYLPSASRQGGLPFVFAFVGVCYGLLVGLVYNSPIAIARSLLDWLSPVIFGFHLFMCWRDYPSYRQNIQRTFFWCVFLTGLYGVYQFVVAPEWDKYWLIQSKMNTSSGNPAPFQMRVWSTMHSVGPYGAVMQAGLLLLFSGGSSGPLNFPASAFGYLSFLLTQARTNWGGWLMGLAMIFGSVKAQTQMRLIAIILAMGLCVIPLATIEPFASVVGSRFESFSNLENDGSLKDRSGSYDRNLSVALSNVFGNGFGNTWKFNEKTGQIEVFVIDSGVLDMFFTLGWLGAIPYITALVMIITNIFKYTESRFDSFVSASRAIGVTACAQLVIGSGMLSIAGMILWGFFGITMAAHKYYQHQGITAPTYPQQPEIIGSQERSTI from the coding sequence GTGAATTCTAAACAGCCACATTTTCATCCTTTGCTTAAACAGCATTATTTGCCTGACCAGCGCTCATTTGTCAGCTGGATAGTCATTTCCGGTTTCGTGTTGCTGAATGTCGCCTTTTATTTTGCAGGCGCAGCCAAGCTGCGCCTCATTTTCCCCATATCATCTTTTGTTGTAGCTATATTTTTATACTTACGGCATCCCATTCTCTACTTGGGCTTTGCCTGGTGGATGTGGTTTCTATCAGCATTAGTTGCTCGTTTGATTGATTTTCGTGCTGGTTGGGATCCAAGTCGTCAGGTGCTTATTGCTCCATACTTAGTAACTTTAGTTACACTAGCAACAACTCTAAAATACCTTCCCAGTGCTTCTCGTCAAGGAGGTTTACCTTTTGTTTTTGCTTTTGTAGGTGTGTGTTATGGGCTTCTTGTAGGACTGGTTTACAACTCACCGATCGCCATAGCACGAAGTCTTCTAGATTGGCTATCTCCGGTCATTTTTGGATTCCATTTATTCATGTGCTGGCGTGATTACCCTAGCTATCGTCAGAATATTCAACGCACATTCTTTTGGTGTGTGTTCCTGACAGGACTATACGGTGTGTATCAATTCGTGGTGGCACCTGAGTGGGACAAATATTGGCTCATACAATCAAAAATGAATACCAGTTCTGGTAACCCAGCGCCCTTCCAGATGCGGGTATGGAGCACAATGCACTCAGTCGGTCCCTATGGAGCTGTGATGCAAGCAGGGTTGCTGTTATTGTTTAGTGGTGGCTCCTCAGGACCTTTAAACTTTCCCGCTTCTGCATTCGGCTACTTATCATTCCTACTGACTCAGGCACGTACTAACTGGGGAGGCTGGTTAATGGGGCTGGCTATGATTTTTGGTTCTGTGAAAGCGCAAACTCAAATGCGCTTGATTGCTATCATTTTGGCAATGGGATTGTGTGTCATTCCATTAGCAACCATAGAGCCATTCGCTAGTGTTGTTGGCAGTCGTTTTGAAAGTTTTTCTAATCTTGAAAATGATGGTAGCTTGAAAGATAGATCCGGGAGCTATGACAGAAACCTGAGTGTTGCCTTATCTAATGTCTTCGGCAATGGATTTGGAAATACCTGGAAATTTAATGAAAAAACTGGTCAAATAGAAGTCTTTGTTATTGATAGTGGCGTATTAGATATGTTCTTCACGCTGGGCTGGTTGGGAGCTATTCCTTATATCACTGCACTTGTGATGATTATCACTAATATATTCAAGTATACTGAATCTCGCTTCGATAGTTTTGTGAGTGCTTCTCGCGCCATTGGTGTGACTGCTTGTGCTCAGCTCGTTATTGGTAGCGGTATGTTAAGTATAGCAGGCATGATTCTTTGGGGATTTTTTGGTATCACTATGGCAGCACATAAATACTATCAGCATCAAGGAATAACTGCACCCACCTATCCGCAGCAGCCAGAAATCATTGGATCTCAAGAAAGGTCTACGATATGA
- a CDS encoding glycosyltransferase, translating into MKVIIIMPLAEQRGGSEMTLRDLMQEGRNAGVEWLVIFLEDGPMVELFRKFGVDARVVRGGRVREVHRLLMSAIAIASIARREHANVIISWMWLAHLTGGLAALLAGIPAMWYQQEIPDNKNFLKRLVNLMPARGVVTITKAIQSAQSQILPERPVYLVNPGVALDRFNPSDLPSPSEARSKLGLPLDGPLIGIVGRMQRWKGIHVLVEAMPKVLQKYPNAHCVVVGGKHDLEPDYEDFLNEKIATLGLPEKVLLAGLQRNIPEWVQAMDVFVHASDNEPFGIVIIEAMALGKPIIAGNAGGPTEIITNGLNGLLTPYGDANALADAILRYLNDQEFARTAAQAARQRALDFSTQRYAQNFIHALRSAV; encoded by the coding sequence ATGAAAGTAATTATTATTATGCCGCTAGCAGAACAACGTGGCGGTAGTGAAATGACGCTTCGGGATTTGATGCAGGAGGGACGCAACGCAGGAGTCGAATGGCTGGTCATATTCCTAGAAGATGGTCCGATGGTTGAGCTGTTTCGGAAGTTTGGTGTGGATGCACGAGTTGTGCGGGGTGGGCGCGTGCGTGAAGTGCACCGTTTGTTAATGAGTGCGATCGCCATAGCTTCCATTGCCAGACGCGAACATGCAAATGTGATCATCAGTTGGATGTGGTTAGCCCACTTAACAGGGGGACTGGCAGCATTGCTAGCCGGCATACCTGCAATGTGGTATCAGCAGGAAATTCCAGATAACAAAAACTTTCTCAAGCGCCTGGTTAATCTCATGCCAGCTCGTGGTGTCGTCACAATCACCAAAGCAATACAAAGCGCCCAATCTCAAATTTTACCAGAGCGACCAGTTTACTTAGTTAACCCTGGCGTAGCACTAGATCGGTTTAATCCTTCTGATTTACCTTCTCCTAGTGAAGCACGTTCCAAGCTGGGTTTACCGTTAGACGGTCCTTTGATTGGCATTGTTGGACGAATGCAGCGTTGGAAGGGAATACACGTTCTTGTCGAGGCAATGCCTAAAGTGTTGCAAAAGTATCCTAATGCCCATTGTGTCGTCGTTGGAGGTAAGCATGATTTGGAGCCAGATTATGAGGACTTTTTGAACGAGAAAATAGCAACTTTGGGGCTTCCAGAGAAAGTACTCCTGGCTGGACTACAGCGCAACATTCCAGAGTGGGTGCAGGCAATGGATGTTTTTGTTCATGCTTCAGATAATGAGCCATTTGGTATTGTCATTATCGAGGCGATGGCTTTAGGCAAACCCATTATTGCTGGTAATGCCGGAGGACCAACAGAAATCATCACAAATGGTCTAAACGGATTACTCACACCCTATGGAGATGCAAACGCACTGGCTGATGCAATTCTTCGCTACCTGAACGACCAAGAATTTGCTCGCACTGCTGCCCAAGCAGCACGGCAACGTGCCCTTGATTTCTCTACCCAGCGTTACGCTCAAAACTTTATTCATGCCCTCCGTTCTGCTGTATGA
- a CDS encoding glycosyltransferase family 4 protein, with protein sequence MRILHITNHVQEIGNGIVNVAIDLACLQAKLGYDVAVASAGGEYETLLERYGVRHFQLNQSRTPLNVAKAAWHYWGILQEFQPDIVHAHMMTGVVLGALLRMSSYGLVSTVHNEFQRSAILMGLADRVIAVSSAVADSMVKRGIPKHKLRVVSNGTLGTPRHPNITECQPLPLHRPAITTVAGMYKRKGIGELIDAFVEIATEFADAHLYVVGDGPDRAIFEAKAQSTAVSDRIHFEGFQPEPQRYMLASDIFVLASYCESFGLVLTEAREAGCAIVASDVDGIPETLDNRQAGLLVPPKDSHALAKALTKLLSNPSELDQWKCQAKLNLERFSAARVNKETLATYRELLTNYSAISAV encoded by the coding sequence ATGCGGATACTACATATTACAAACCACGTCCAAGAAATAGGTAACGGTATTGTTAATGTTGCGATAGACTTAGCCTGCTTGCAAGCCAAGCTTGGTTACGATGTCGCTGTGGCATCTGCTGGAGGAGAATATGAAACATTACTGGAACGTTATGGTGTTAGACACTTTCAACTAAATCAGTCGAGAACGCCGCTTAATGTTGCCAAAGCTGCATGGCATTATTGGGGTATTTTACAAGAATTTCAGCCAGATATCGTCCATGCCCATATGATGACAGGAGTTGTGCTCGGTGCACTTTTGAGAATGTCCTCCTATGGTTTAGTGTCTACAGTGCATAATGAGTTTCAGCGAAGCGCAATACTGATGGGATTAGCTGATCGTGTCATTGCTGTCAGCAGTGCAGTAGCCGATTCAATGGTAAAGCGTGGTATACCGAAGCATAAATTACGGGTAGTGTCCAACGGCACATTGGGCACTCCTCGTCATCCTAACATTACAGAATGTCAGCCTCTACCCTTACACCGTCCTGCTATTACCACTGTAGCAGGGATGTATAAACGCAAAGGAATTGGTGAGTTAATTGATGCATTTGTAGAAATTGCTACTGAGTTTGCTGATGCTCATCTGTATGTGGTGGGAGATGGTCCAGATCGCGCAATATTTGAAGCAAAGGCGCAAAGTACAGCTGTTAGCGATCGCATTCATTTTGAAGGTTTCCAGCCAGAGCCGCAACGGTATATGCTAGCAAGTGATATTTTCGTGCTTGCTTCATACTGCGAATCTTTCGGTTTGGTTTTGACAGAAGCGCGGGAAGCAGGGTGCGCCATTGTTGCCAGCGATGTAGACGGAATTCCTGAAACATTAGATAATCGACAGGCTGGTCTTCTGGTGCCACCTAAAGATAGTCATGCTTTGGCAAAGGCTTTGACGAAATTACTCAGCAATCCTTCTGAATTAGACCAGTGGAAATGCCAAGCAAAGTTAAATTTAGAGCGCTTTAGTGCTGCCCGAGTTAATAAGGAAACACTAGCTACATATCGTGAATTATTGACCAACTATAGTGCAATTAGTGCAGTTTGA
- a CDS encoding PIG-L deacetylase family protein produces MQIKQILKLLQKIIPNNLLYLLQDIHSKILFRWILLKGSEPTAFNNKSAMVFSPHQDDETFGCGGMIALKREHGVPVTVAFLTDGQGSHGPDSQIKEKIVHIRKQEAVKALEILGVETSKIHFLEKPDGTLQDLQKEQREQTIQQLAELIKFSQPEEIYVPHRKDCHKDHEATYELVKEAIAQVGIKVELLQYPIWLLWRAPLFIMLKLHDIAAAYRLSIESVQHKKSKAIASYCSQLEGLPRGFVKRFLGSYEIFFKVE; encoded by the coding sequence ATGCAGATAAAACAGATTCTTAAACTTTTACAAAAAATAATTCCAAATAACTTGCTTTATCTACTGCAAGATATTCACTCTAAAATACTGTTTCGGTGGATTTTACTAAAAGGAAGTGAGCCAACAGCGTTTAATAACAAATCCGCGATGGTGTTTTCTCCTCATCAAGATGATGAAACCTTCGGTTGTGGAGGTATGATTGCCCTGAAACGAGAACATGGAGTACCAGTAACGGTGGCTTTTCTAACTGATGGACAGGGTTCTCATGGTCCCGATTCTCAAATCAAAGAAAAAATCGTCCACATTCGCAAACAAGAGGCGGTAAAAGCTTTAGAAATTTTGGGAGTAGAAACCTCAAAAATTCACTTTTTGGAAAAGCCAGACGGAACTTTGCAAGATTTACAAAAAGAGCAACGGGAACAAACAATTCAGCAGTTGGCTGAACTCATAAAATTTTCTCAACCAGAAGAAATTTACGTTCCTCACAGAAAAGATTGCCATAAAGATCATGAGGCGACATATGAACTTGTCAAAGAAGCAATTGCTCAAGTAGGGATCAAAGTAGAACTCCTACAATATCCTATTTGGTTATTGTGGAGAGCACCTCTATTTATTATGCTTAAGTTGCATGATATAGCAGCTGCTTACCGACTCTCTATAGAATCAGTCCAACATAAAAAAAGCAAGGCGATCGCCTCTTACTGTTCTCAACTTGAAGGCTTACCTCGTGGCTTTGTGAAGCGATTTTTAGGATCTTATGAAATCTTTTTTAAAGTTGAGTAA
- a CDS encoding glycosyltransferase family 4 protein: MEDNTKNALESKSILCIGLGWFPKTPGGLERYIYELTHKLAANQDKVELCGVGLPEAEPNLPIKLTNLASPSSPIWKRLWCIRNNFQKTRTEKPDVINLHFALYSFPILDLLPKGVPVTFNFHGPWAFESQEEVNEKKLSILIKAKLIEQRTYNHCDRFIVLSKAFGNILHKEYHVPWNKIHVIPGGVDITQFQPNLSPQEARTKLDWPQDRPILFTARRLVNRVGLDKLLDALAIIKPRIPDVMLAIAGRGPLQATLQQQATELGLDHHVKFLGFMPDELLPVAYQAADLSIMPSQSFEGFGLAVVESLACGTPVVCTPVGGMPEILEPFSPDFITSSTEVAAIAERLEQVLLGKVPTPSRQACRQYAVTNFNWDKIAQDVRQVLLA; the protein is encoded by the coding sequence GTGGAAGATAATACAAAAAATGCTTTAGAATCTAAGTCTATTTTATGTATAGGACTAGGCTGGTTTCCTAAAACCCCAGGAGGATTGGAACGATATATTTATGAACTGACTCATAAACTAGCAGCAAATCAAGACAAAGTTGAATTATGTGGAGTTGGTCTACCAGAAGCTGAACCAAACTTGCCGATAAAATTGACTAACTTAGCATCACCCAGTAGTCCTATTTGGAAACGATTGTGGTGTATTCGTAATAACTTTCAGAAAACAAGAACTGAAAAACCAGATGTCATTAACTTACATTTTGCACTATATAGTTTCCCGATTTTAGATCTTTTGCCAAAAGGTGTACCTGTCACCTTTAACTTTCATGGTCCTTGGGCTTTTGAGAGTCAAGAAGAAGTTAATGAGAAGAAATTAAGTATTCTTATCAAAGCTAAGCTGATAGAACAAAGAACATATAACCACTGCGATCGCTTTATTGTTCTTAGCAAAGCATTCGGGAATATCTTACACAAAGAGTATCACGTTCCTTGGAACAAAATTCATGTCATCCCTGGGGGAGTTGATATTACTCAGTTTCAACCTAATCTATCACCTCAAGAGGCTCGAACAAAACTAGACTGGCCGCAAGATCGCCCAATTTTATTCACCGCCCGCCGCTTGGTGAATCGAGTTGGACTTGACAAATTATTGGACGCCTTGGCTATTATTAAGCCGAGAATTCCAGATGTTATGCTGGCGATCGCAGGACGTGGACCACTACAAGCAACACTACAACAGCAGGCTACTGAATTAGGACTTGATCATCATGTTAAATTTTTAGGGTTCATGCCTGACGAACTCTTACCTGTTGCTTACCAAGCAGCTGACTTGAGCATCATGCCCAGTCAGTCTTTTGAAGGATTTGGATTGGCAGTAGTAGAATCTTTAGCCTGCGGTACTCCTGTTGTGTGTACTCCGGTTGGAGGAATGCCAGAAATTTTAGAACCATTTTCACCGGATTTCATTACCTCTTCCACAGAAGTTGCAGCCATTGCAGAAAGATTAGAACAGGTGCTATTGGGAAAAGTGCCAACACCTTCACGACAAGCTTGTCGTCAGTACGCTGTCACAAACTTCAACTGGGATAAGATAGCTCAAGATGTACGGCAAGTTCTATTGGCTTAG
- a CDS encoding glycosyltransferase family 4 protein: MKILFLDQSGKPGGAELCLIDIAKPYKDSSLVGLFADGSFRNLLEQNHIPVQVLTNQVIQVRKESSLAQGLGSLAQILPLISKVVQKAREFDLIYANTQKALVVGALASFFSRRPLVYHLHDILSPEHFSQTNRRIAVTCANRFASLVIANSQASQAGFVAAGGRSDITEVVYNGFDPKNYQTHESDVSQIRQQLGLDGQFVVGHFSRLAPWKGQHILIEALAQCPVDVTAILVGDALFGEQEYVQHLHQQVTALGLENRVKFLGFRSDVPLLMAATDLVAHTSTAPEPFGRVIVEAMLCGKPIVAAKAGGAVELVEHGVNGFSVTPGKPDELAQVITTCLKEPQKIATIAHHAQTTASQRFDVTAINQQIAVLLNKLSKRTQNSELRTQEK; this comes from the coding sequence ATGAAAATTCTCTTCCTAGATCAAAGTGGTAAACCAGGTGGGGCTGAACTGTGTTTAATAGATATCGCCAAACCTTATAAAGATAGCTCTTTAGTGGGATTATTTGCTGATGGTTCTTTTAGAAATTTACTAGAACAAAATCACATTCCGGTTCAAGTTCTCACAAATCAGGTTATACAAGTTCGTAAAGAAAGCAGTTTAGCGCAAGGATTAGGCAGTCTGGCTCAAATTCTGCCTCTGATTTCTAAAGTTGTGCAAAAAGCCAGAGAATTTGATTTAATTTACGCGAATACGCAAAAAGCCTTAGTTGTTGGCGCACTAGCAAGTTTTTTCAGCCGTCGTCCTTTGGTCTATCATTTGCATGATATTCTTTCCCCAGAGCACTTTAGCCAAACCAACCGTCGCATTGCTGTAACTTGCGCCAATCGTTTTGCATCACTCGTCATTGCCAATTCTCAAGCAAGTCAAGCAGGCTTCGTAGCAGCAGGAGGACGTTCAGATATCACTGAAGTGGTTTACAATGGCTTTGACCCGAAAAATTATCAAACCCACGAGTCCGATGTCAGTCAAATTAGACAACAACTGGGGTTAGATGGACAATTTGTTGTCGGACACTTTAGCCGTCTCGCACCTTGGAAAGGACAGCATATATTAATAGAAGCACTCGCACAATGTCCTGTTGATGTCACAGCAATCTTAGTCGGTGACGCACTGTTTGGAGAACAAGAATATGTCCAGCACTTACACCAACAGGTGACAGCGCTGGGACTAGAAAACCGAGTCAAATTTTTAGGATTTCGTTCAGATGTTCCCCTGCTGATGGCGGCAACTGACTTAGTTGCACATACCTCAACCGCCCCAGAGCCGTTTGGTAGAGTGATTGTAGAGGCTATGCTCTGTGGAAAACCTATTGTGGCTGCAAAAGCTGGCGGTGCAGTAGAATTAGTAGAGCACGGTGTCAATGGTTTCTCAGTCACACCAGGAAAACCTGATGAATTAGCACAAGTGATAACCACCTGTCTAAAAGAACCACAGAAGATTGCGACGATCGCTCATCATGCACAAACTACAGCCAGCCAGCGTTTTGATGTCACAGCCATTAATCAGCAAATTGCCGTGCTGCTCAATAAGTTATCAAAAAGAACTCAGAACTCAGAACTCAGAACTCAGGAGAAATAA